The following are from one region of the Cyclopterus lumpus isolate fCycLum1 chromosome 21, fCycLum1.pri, whole genome shotgun sequence genome:
- the LOC117750001 gene encoding growth hormone-regulated TBC protein 1-A-like isoform X3, which yields MEMKEYASEPQTSPNGSESRIDPYGFERRHDFEPYKEMMNEYVAVLNRRSMRWSKLLQEKPHVEKNLTVKRYVRKGVPNEHRARVWMAASGAQERLEGNRGYYQSLLAMEHDTRLKETIHTDMHRTFPDNVLFRGRAEPSLQRALFNVLLAYGHHNTEVGYCQGMNFIAGYLVIITKDEEKSFWLMDALLGRMLPDFYHPAMMGLKTDQEVLGELVKAKAPAVGQLMAQYPGIWTLLVSRWFICLYIDTLPIEPEILRARSLTDVCECFRQITCGAFTLDCHAFMQKIFTEPGILSMATIDKLREKCRQRILEEESGRP from the exons ATGGAAATGAAAGAATATGCTTCTGAACCTCAGACGAGTCCTAATGGCAGTGAAAG CAGGATTGACCCCTACGGCTTCGAGAGACGTCACGATTTTGAGCCCTACAAGGAGATGATGAACGAGTACGTCGCGGTCCTCAACAGGAGGTCCATGAGGTGGTCCAAGCTCCTTCAAGAGAAGCCCCATGTTGAGAAGAACTTGACAG TGAAAAGGTATGTGCGGAAAGGCGTGCCCAATGAGCACCGTGCCAGGGTTTGGATGGCAGCCAGCGGCGCTCAGGAACGACTGGAGGGCAACCGGGGCTACTACCAGTCTCTGCTGGCCATGGAGCACGACACCCGGCTGAAGGAAACCATTCACACAG ACATGCATCGGACCTTTCCCGACAACGTCCTCTTCCGAGGCCGAGCGGAGCCGAGCCTGCAGAGGGCTCTGTTCAATGTGCTGCTGGCCTACGGACACCACAACACAGAAGTGGGATACTGTCAG GGCATGAACTTTATTGCAGGCTACCTCGTGATCATCACCAAGGATGAGGAGAAGTCCTTTTGGCTCATGGATGCGTTGCTGGGCAGAATGCTCCCAG ACTTCTACCACCCGGCCATGATGGGCCTGAAGACAGACCAGGAGGTCCTCGGAGAGCTGGTGAAGGCTAAAGCTCCTGCAGTGGGACAGCTCATGGCCCAGTACCCCGGCATATGGACCCTGCTGGTGTCCCGCTGGTTCATCTGCCTCTACATTGACACACTCCCAATTGAG CCGGAGATCCTTCGAGCTCGCTCTTTGACCGACGTGTGCGAGTGCTTCCGACAAATCACCTGCGGAGCGTTCACTCTGGACTGCCACGCCTTCATGCAG AAAATCTTTACAGAACCGGGGATCCTGTCGATGGCGACGATCGATAAACTCAGAGAGAAATGTAGACAACGAATACTGGAGGAAGAATCTGGAAGGCCATAA
- the LOC117750001 gene encoding growth hormone-regulated TBC protein 1-A-like isoform X2, with protein sequence MEMKEYASEPQTSPNGSERIDPYGFERRHDFEPYKEMMNEYVAVLNRRSMRWSKLLQEKPHVEKNLTVKRYVRKGVPNEHRARVWMAASGAQERLEGNRGYYQSLLAMEHDTRLKETIHTDMHRTFPDNVLFRGRAEPSLQRALFNVLLAYGHHNTEVGYCQGMNFIAGYLVIITKDEEKSFWLMDALLGRMLPDFYHPAMMGLKTDQEVLGELVKAKAPAVGQLMAQYPGIWTLLVSRWFICLYIDTLPIETVLRVWDCLFYEGSKVLFRAALTLIIHHQPEILRARSLTDVCECFRQITCGAFTLDCHAFMQKIFTEPGILSMATIDKLREKCRQRILEEESGRP encoded by the exons ATGGAAATGAAAGAATATGCTTCTGAACCTCAGACGAGTCCTAATGGCAGTGAAAG GATTGACCCCTACGGCTTCGAGAGACGTCACGATTTTGAGCCCTACAAGGAGATGATGAACGAGTACGTCGCGGTCCTCAACAGGAGGTCCATGAGGTGGTCCAAGCTCCTTCAAGAGAAGCCCCATGTTGAGAAGAACTTGACAG TGAAAAGGTATGTGCGGAAAGGCGTGCCCAATGAGCACCGTGCCAGGGTTTGGATGGCAGCCAGCGGCGCTCAGGAACGACTGGAGGGCAACCGGGGCTACTACCAGTCTCTGCTGGCCATGGAGCACGACACCCGGCTGAAGGAAACCATTCACACAG ACATGCATCGGACCTTTCCCGACAACGTCCTCTTCCGAGGCCGAGCGGAGCCGAGCCTGCAGAGGGCTCTGTTCAATGTGCTGCTGGCCTACGGACACCACAACACAGAAGTGGGATACTGTCAG GGCATGAACTTTATTGCAGGCTACCTCGTGATCATCACCAAGGATGAGGAGAAGTCCTTTTGGCTCATGGATGCGTTGCTGGGCAGAATGCTCCCAG ACTTCTACCACCCGGCCATGATGGGCCTGAAGACAGACCAGGAGGTCCTCGGAGAGCTGGTGAAGGCTAAAGCTCCTGCAGTGGGACAGCTCATGGCCCAGTACCCCGGCATATGGACCCTGCTGGTGTCCCGCTGGTTCATCTGCCTCTACATTGACACACTCCCAATTGAG ACCGTTTTGAGAGTTTGGGATTGTCTTTTCTACGAGGGCTCCAAGGTTCTCTTCCGCGCCGCTCTGACTCTTATTATTCACCACCAGCCGGAGATCCTTCGAGCTCGCTCTTTGACCGACGTGTGCGAGTGCTTCCGACAAATCACCTGCGGAGCGTTCACTCTGGACTGCCACGCCTTCATGCAG AAAATCTTTACAGAACCGGGGATCCTGTCGATGGCGACGATCGATAAACTCAGAGAGAAATGTAGACAACGAATACTGGAGGAAGAATCTGGAAGGCCATAA
- the lamp1b gene encoding lysosome-associated membrane glycoprotein 1b isoform X2, translating to MTHVGGVQSWCLGVTLQLILAAVLHQGLATVAPPTTAQTTAAPHKDPGRPEKGNYMVTKSNGTVCLLASMALQLNISYNSLSQNKIVQDVVNLQPNLTKASGSCDLDRASLQLFTDELTHLNFTFTLNATSNKYHLSQVSLLVHWPDMKDPLSAFNGSVDELRGTLGFSYMCREEQTLSLAQNWSINTFQLQVQPFGVTGDQFGAAEECQLDEDDMLIPIIVGAALAGLVLIVLLAYFIGRKRSQAGYQTI from the exons ATGACGCACGTCGGCGGCGTCCAGTCGTGGTGCCTGGGAGTGACGTTACAGTTGATTTTAG CTGCCGTCCTGCACCAGGGTTTAGCTACAGTTGCCCCGCCCACTACTGCCCAAACCACTGCCGCGCCGCACAAAGACCCCGGCAGACCCGAGAAAGGAAACTACATGGTCACCAAAAGCAACGGTACTGTCTGTTTGCTGGCATCCATGGCTCTCCAGCTCAACATCAGCTACAACTCCCTCTCCCAAAATAAG ATAGTGCAGGATGTTGTGAACCTTCAGCCCAATTTGACAAAGGCCTCTGGATCATGTGACTTGGACAGAGCCTCCCTGCAGCTCTTCACAGATGAATTAACCCACCTCAACTTTACCTTCACTCTG AATGCCACGTCCAATAAGTACCACCTGAGTCAAGTGTCTCTGCTAGTACACTGGCCAGACATGAAAG ATCCCTTGTCAGCATTTAACGGCAGTGTGGATGAACTGCGGGGCACCTTAGGGTTCTCGTACATGTGCCGTGAGGAGCAAACTCTGAGTTTGGCCCAGAATTGGTCCATCAACACCTTCCAGCTGCAGGTGCAGCCATTCGGCGTCACCGGAGATCAGTTTGGAGCAG CCGAGGAATGCCAGTTGGATGAGGACGACATGTTGATCCCCATCATAGTCGGAGCAGCTTTAGCCGGCCTCGTCCTCATCGTGCTCTTGGCTTACTTCATCGGCAGGAAGAGGAGCCAAGCTGGATACCAGACCATCTGA
- the cd247l gene encoding CD247 antigen like isoform X1: MAAFSDETFFRDPVICYFLDSILIVYCIVATALFFREKFSHIREPEDNDCIYQELQTLKDADIYHEIKPSKGKKKAAKKKKSRSAQVEESDPDPFESPIPGGSGPPPLPPIP; encoded by the exons ATGGCAGCCTTTTCTGATG AGACTTTTTTCAGGGACCCGGTCATCTGCTACTTCCTGGACTCGATACTGATTGTTTACTGCATCGTTGCCACGGCGCTCTTCTTCAGGGAAAAG TTTTCCCACATTCGAGAGCCT GAAGATAACGATTGCATTTATCAG GAGCTTCAGACACTGAAGGATGCTGATATTTACCACGAGATTAAACCATCAAAAGGAAAA AAAAAAGCtgccaagaaaaagaaatcaagg TCGGCCCAAGTTGAGGAGAGTGATCCAGATCCCTTCGAGTCCCCGATCCCCGGTGGATCCGGTCCACCTCCCCTGCCTCCAATTCCATGA
- the LOC117750001 gene encoding growth hormone-regulated TBC protein 1-A-like isoform X1: protein MEMKEYASEPQTSPNGSESRIDPYGFERRHDFEPYKEMMNEYVAVLNRRSMRWSKLLQEKPHVEKNLTVKRYVRKGVPNEHRARVWMAASGAQERLEGNRGYYQSLLAMEHDTRLKETIHTDMHRTFPDNVLFRGRAEPSLQRALFNVLLAYGHHNTEVGYCQGMNFIAGYLVIITKDEEKSFWLMDALLGRMLPDFYHPAMMGLKTDQEVLGELVKAKAPAVGQLMAQYPGIWTLLVSRWFICLYIDTLPIETVLRVWDCLFYEGSKVLFRAALTLIIHHQPEILRARSLTDVCECFRQITCGAFTLDCHAFMQKIFTEPGILSMATIDKLREKCRQRILEEESGRP, encoded by the exons ATGGAAATGAAAGAATATGCTTCTGAACCTCAGACGAGTCCTAATGGCAGTGAAAG CAGGATTGACCCCTACGGCTTCGAGAGACGTCACGATTTTGAGCCCTACAAGGAGATGATGAACGAGTACGTCGCGGTCCTCAACAGGAGGTCCATGAGGTGGTCCAAGCTCCTTCAAGAGAAGCCCCATGTTGAGAAGAACTTGACAG TGAAAAGGTATGTGCGGAAAGGCGTGCCCAATGAGCACCGTGCCAGGGTTTGGATGGCAGCCAGCGGCGCTCAGGAACGACTGGAGGGCAACCGGGGCTACTACCAGTCTCTGCTGGCCATGGAGCACGACACCCGGCTGAAGGAAACCATTCACACAG ACATGCATCGGACCTTTCCCGACAACGTCCTCTTCCGAGGCCGAGCGGAGCCGAGCCTGCAGAGGGCTCTGTTCAATGTGCTGCTGGCCTACGGACACCACAACACAGAAGTGGGATACTGTCAG GGCATGAACTTTATTGCAGGCTACCTCGTGATCATCACCAAGGATGAGGAGAAGTCCTTTTGGCTCATGGATGCGTTGCTGGGCAGAATGCTCCCAG ACTTCTACCACCCGGCCATGATGGGCCTGAAGACAGACCAGGAGGTCCTCGGAGAGCTGGTGAAGGCTAAAGCTCCTGCAGTGGGACAGCTCATGGCCCAGTACCCCGGCATATGGACCCTGCTGGTGTCCCGCTGGTTCATCTGCCTCTACATTGACACACTCCCAATTGAG ACCGTTTTGAGAGTTTGGGATTGTCTTTTCTACGAGGGCTCCAAGGTTCTCTTCCGCGCCGCTCTGACTCTTATTATTCACCACCAGCCGGAGATCCTTCGAGCTCGCTCTTTGACCGACGTGTGCGAGTGCTTCCGACAAATCACCTGCGGAGCGTTCACTCTGGACTGCCACGCCTTCATGCAG AAAATCTTTACAGAACCGGGGATCCTGTCGATGGCGACGATCGATAAACTCAGAGAGAAATGTAGACAACGAATACTGGAGGAAGAATCTGGAAGGCCATAA
- the lamp1b gene encoding lysosome-associated membrane glycoprotein 1b isoform X1 — protein sequence MTHVGGVQSWCLGVTLQLILAAVLHQGLATVAPPTTAQTTAAPHKDPGRPEKGNYMVTKSNGTVCLLASMALQLNISYNSLSQNKIVQDVVNLQPNLTKASGSCDLDRASLQLFTDELTHLNFTFTLNATSNKYHLSQVSLLVHWPDMKGECVSPPCFHDPLSAFNGSVDELRGTLGFSYMCREEQTLSLAQNWSINTFQLQVQPFGVTGDQFGAAEECQLDEDDMLIPIIVGAALAGLVLIVLLAYFIGRKRSQAGYQTI from the exons ATGACGCACGTCGGCGGCGTCCAGTCGTGGTGCCTGGGAGTGACGTTACAGTTGATTTTAG CTGCCGTCCTGCACCAGGGTTTAGCTACAGTTGCCCCGCCCACTACTGCCCAAACCACTGCCGCGCCGCACAAAGACCCCGGCAGACCCGAGAAAGGAAACTACATGGTCACCAAAAGCAACGGTACTGTCTGTTTGCTGGCATCCATGGCTCTCCAGCTCAACATCAGCTACAACTCCCTCTCCCAAAATAAG ATAGTGCAGGATGTTGTGAACCTTCAGCCCAATTTGACAAAGGCCTCTGGATCATGTGACTTGGACAGAGCCTCCCTGCAGCTCTTCACAGATGAATTAACCCACCTCAACTTTACCTTCACTCTG AATGCCACGTCCAATAAGTACCACCTGAGTCAAGTGTCTCTGCTAGTACACTGGCCAGACATGAAAGGTGAGTGCGTCTCACCTCcctgtttccatg ATCCCTTGTCAGCATTTAACGGCAGTGTGGATGAACTGCGGGGCACCTTAGGGTTCTCGTACATGTGCCGTGAGGAGCAAACTCTGAGTTTGGCCCAGAATTGGTCCATCAACACCTTCCAGCTGCAGGTGCAGCCATTCGGCGTCACCGGAGATCAGTTTGGAGCAG CCGAGGAATGCCAGTTGGATGAGGACGACATGTTGATCCCCATCATAGTCGGAGCAGCTTTAGCCGGCCTCGTCCTCATCGTGCTCTTGGCTTACTTCATCGGCAGGAAGAGGAGCCAAGCTGGATACCAGACCATCTGA
- the cd247l gene encoding CD247 antigen like isoform X2 — protein MAAFSDETFFRDPVICYFLDSILIVYCIVATALFFREKFSHIREPEDNDCIYQELQTLKDADIYHEIKPSKGKKKAAKKKKSRFGQR, from the exons ATGGCAGCCTTTTCTGATG AGACTTTTTTCAGGGACCCGGTCATCTGCTACTTCCTGGACTCGATACTGATTGTTTACTGCATCGTTGCCACGGCGCTCTTCTTCAGGGAAAAG TTTTCCCACATTCGAGAGCCT GAAGATAACGATTGCATTTATCAG GAGCTTCAGACACTGAAGGATGCTGATATTTACCACGAGATTAAACCATCAAAAGGAAAA AAAAAAGCtgccaagaaaaagaaatcaagg TTTGGTCAGCGGTAA